The following are from one region of the Bacteroidota bacterium genome:
- a CDS encoding DUF4476 domain-containing protein — protein MKKNLSLIVVLMLAASISIAQTANAVLFTENGEKFFVILNGLRKNEKAQTNVRLTELTSMQYKLKIIFESAELGEVNTNLFLEPGTERSFSVKKNNKGTYVLRMVSEDLIRIDVADVEPPPPPPPSPADNYSTGGTVQHSVTTTTTSGGNTDNVNIGMTVGEGGISINASGFDDDGLVHQQTTVTTTTTTTHSGHTVVSGNTPPPPPPPAYVPGYTGPIGCPHPMDPGSFSELKQTISSKSFEDSKMTIAKQVLRDRCLIVSQIKEICQLFTFEDNKLTFAKYAYSYAYDKGNYFKINDVFTFETSIEELNEYIGGR, from the coding sequence ATGAAGAAGAATTTATCTTTAATCGTTGTGCTTATGCTTGCAGCCAGCATAAGCATAGCACAAACTGCCAATGCAGTATTGTTTACAGAAAATGGTGAGAAGTTTTTTGTAATACTTAATGGCTTGCGCAAAAATGAAAAGGCACAAACCAATGTAAGGTTAACCGAGCTGACTTCTATGCAGTATAAGTTGAAAATTATTTTTGAATCTGCCGAGTTAGGGGAAGTAAATACCAATCTGTTTCTTGAGCCTGGTACGGAGCGAAGTTTTTCTGTAAAGAAAAACAATAAGGGAACTTATGTTTTACGCATGGTAAGCGAAGATCTCATTCGTATTGATGTTGCCGATGTAGAGCCCCCACCACCGCCACCGCCATCACCTGCCGATAATTATAGCACAGGAGGCACAGTGCAGCATTCAGTAACTACTACTACCACATCCGGAGGTAATACAGATAATGTAAACATTGGGATGACCGTAGGCGAGGGTGGCATTAGCATCAATGCTTCGGGATTTGATGATGATGGACTGGTACATCAACAAACTACGGTTACCACCACCACCACCACTACGCATAGTGGCCACACCGTAGTAAGCGGCAATACTCCACCGCCACCGCCACCACCGGCTTATGTTCCCGGTTACACCGGACCAATTGGCTGCCCGCATCCAATGGACCCCGGAAGTTTTAGCGAGCTTAAGCAAACCATTAGTTCAAAGAGCTTTGAAGATAGCAAAATGACCATTGCCAAGCAGGTGCTTCGCGACCGCTGCCTTATTGTTTCGCAGATTAAGGAAATTTGCCAGTTGTTTACATTTGAAGATAATAAGCTCACTTTTGCAAAGTATGCATATAGTTATGCGTATGATAAGGGCAACTATTTTAAGATTAATGATGTATTTACTTTTGAAACGAGCATCGAAGAGTTGAATGAATACATTGGAGGAAGATAA
- a CDS encoding S1 RNA-binding domain-containing protein has product MLPKLADDNRSTPMQRKFVRDLKIGQVLTGKIIKLTDYGAFVRIGPINGLLHNNDISYERKTQSVEKLELNRKIEVVVLKKDEELAKVSLGVKQLKQAPWEKFTSRYKEGDTTVATVVDKREYGIFFAHTRGWAIA; this is encoded by the coding sequence ATGTTACCGAAACTAGCAGATGATAACCGATCTACACCCATGCAGCGCAAGTTTGTGCGCGACCTTAAGATAGGGCAAGTGCTTACAGGAAAAATTATTAAGCTAACAGATTATGGCGCCTTTGTTCGCATTGGGCCCATCAATGGCTTGTTGCATAACAACGATATATCCTACGAACGAAAAACACAGAGTGTTGAAAAATTGGAATTGAATCGCAAGATTGAAGTTGTAGTGCTTAAGAAAGACGAGGAGCTTGCTAAGGTTTCGCTTGGTGTAAAACAATTAAAGCAAGCGCCATGGGAAAAATTTACTTCCAGATATAAGGAAGGGGATACCACTGTTGCTACTGTTGTGGACAAGCGCGAATATGGAATATTTTTCGCTCACACCCGTGGATGGGCTATTGCATAA
- a CDS encoding N-acetyltransferase, which yields MIRKLKETFKKALSHAVLHCSDDGLHYAYFDKASDIPAHDWNSTFNADHRVFNDIAYLNAIEHFVDKRMSVRYLLVYKKERPIAAFYFQLFKLNGLLPSQLINETYFEQAATFIKEMKDQYIFGKSNEDPNYILICGNLFNSESTGFEVLSTEKSSIRLNWKKIYYDLEMQMEPHSEIIAHLFKDYGTSHHFQIDTLLAERYGQFQIDPEMHLTLKWPTFEDYLADLSTKYRTRIKSALEKSKHIEVRYLSHEDINQNHVSINRLFQNVFNNAPVRLAALHGGCFIDMRKVLADKCIFIGFFYEQNLIGFATGIVDGAMLNAQFVGFDTADNKTHNLYMRILIEYIRTGISMGMKKINFGRDALEIKSTFGAMPVPLSLFYYFPGLRGKIISGMFDKFVKPKEWIQRRPFKEKEEVNV from the coding sequence ATGATTCGAAAACTAAAGGAAACTTTTAAAAAAGCTTTGTCCCATGCGGTACTACATTGCTCGGATGATGGGTTGCATTATGCTTATTTTGATAAGGCTAGCGATATACCTGCTCATGACTGGAATAGCACCTTCAATGCAGACCATCGTGTTTTTAATGATATTGCTTATCTTAATGCCATTGAACATTTTGTTGATAAGCGGATGAGCGTGCGCTATTTGTTAGTTTATAAAAAGGAGCGTCCAATTGCAGCATTTTATTTTCAACTATTTAAGTTGAATGGATTGTTGCCTTCGCAGTTGATTAATGAAACTTACTTTGAGCAAGCTGCCACTTTTATCAAGGAAATGAAAGATCAATACATCTTTGGAAAAAGTAATGAGGATCCCAATTATATTTTGATATGCGGCAATTTATTCAATAGCGAGTCAACAGGCTTCGAAGTTTTGAGTACCGAAAAAAGTTCGATACGGCTTAACTGGAAAAAAATATATTATGATCTCGAAATGCAAATGGAACCGCATAGTGAAATTATTGCCCATTTGTTTAAAGACTATGGCACATCGCATCATTTTCAGATTGATACATTGCTTGCCGAAAGATATGGGCAATTTCAGATAGATCCCGAAATGCATCTTACATTGAAGTGGCCAACCTTTGAAGATTACCTGGCCGACTTATCTACCAAGTATCGCACACGTATTAAAAGCGCCCTCGAAAAATCGAAGCACATTGAAGTGCGATATTTATCGCATGAGGATATAAATCAGAATCACGTTAGTATAAACCGGCTTTTTCAAAATGTATTTAATAATGCTCCGGTACGTTTGGCAGCGTTGCATGGCGGTTGCTTTATTGATATGCGAAAGGTGCTGGCAGACAAATGTATATTCATTGGCTTTTTTTATGAGCAAAACTTAATTGGTTTTGCAACAGGTATAGTAGATGGTGCGATGCTCAATGCACAATTTGTTGGTTTTGACACAGCCGATAATAAAACGCATAATTTATATATGCGAATTTTGATTGAGTATATCCGAACGGGTATCAGCATGGGAATGAAAAAAATAAACTTTGGGCGCGATGCATTAGAAATAAAAAGCACATTTGGCGCTATGCCTGTACCTTTATCGTTGTTCTATTACTTCCCGGGTTTAAGAGGCAAGATTATCTCCGGCATGTTTGATAAGTTTGTAAAGCCCAAAGAATGGATACAACGCAGACCATTTAAGGAAAAAGAAGAAGTAAACGTATAA
- a CDS encoding LysE family transporter, which yields MNVVALFFATAIISFVGSIQLGPVNLAVIKTVLNKDYKSGLFMASGGVIPEIIYALIAIRISDLSFLKQNMLTLQWLVVPFFVCIGLFNIFRKSTTITNESKKNYASGMFAGFLLALFNFQLLPFWLSIVLFFSSSNMLNSTTVISSLAFSLGAAIGAFGLLALIAYLTHLNKHLFAANLSKFKLNTIFGCLFIILAIAQTINLLVK from the coding sequence GTGAACGTTGTAGCCCTATTTTTTGCAACTGCAATAATAAGTTTTGTTGGTTCTATCCAGCTAGGCCCTGTTAATTTAGCTGTGATAAAAACTGTTCTCAACAAGGACTACAAATCAGGTTTGTTCATGGCAAGTGGAGGCGTTATTCCCGAAATTATATACGCATTGATTGCAATAAGAATATCAGATTTAAGTTTCCTAAAACAAAACATGCTTACCCTGCAATGGTTAGTTGTACCCTTTTTTGTTTGCATCGGCTTATTCAATATTTTCAGAAAAAGCACAACAATCACAAACGAGTCGAAAAAAAACTACGCAAGCGGTATGTTTGCAGGCTTCTTATTGGCTTTATTCAATTTTCAACTACTTCCATTCTGGCTTTCTATTGTCCTGTTTTTTTCTTCAAGTAATATGCTCAATTCAACAACGGTCATTTCATCACTCGCATTTTCACTAGGGGCAGCCATTGGTGCCTTTGGGTTACTTGCACTTATTGCCTATTTAACCCATCTAAACAAACATCTCTTTGCAGCAAATCTATCCAAGTTCAAGTTGAATACAATATTTGGCTGTTTGTTTATCATTCTCGCAATTGCACAAACAATTAATCTCTTAGTAAAATAA
- the murB gene encoding UDP-N-acetylmuramate dehydrogenase has translation MIQEHFSLRNLNSFGIDCYCSKYVELTNPNQLQEISKLLKSGEPYLILGGGSNILFTTDFTGIVIHNKLKGISIAHTGSHPTVTASAGENWHHLVQFCIEHNLAGIENLSLIPGTVGAAPIQNIGAYGVELKEVFKSLVAWNIGEARMEEIDNKACNFGYRNSIFKNQAKNKYIIVSVTLQLSHTSKVTTHYGAIESELKKRNFTEPTIKNISDIVIGIRQSKLPDPAVIGNAGSFFKNPEIEKSHFEKLKESFPNIVGYPAGSKIKCAAGWLIEQCGYKGKRIGNAGCHKDQALVLVNLGGATGSEVLHLSTQIIVSVKSKFDIELEREVNII, from the coding sequence ATGATTCAAGAGCATTTTTCGCTTCGAAATCTAAACTCGTTTGGAATTGATTGCTACTGTTCAAAATATGTTGAACTTACCAATCCAAATCAGTTGCAGGAAATTAGCAAACTATTGAAATCAGGGGAGCCCTACCTTATTCTTGGAGGTGGAAGTAACATTCTATTTACCACCGATTTTACTGGCATTGTCATACACAATAAACTTAAAGGTATTAGCATTGCCCACACAGGAAGTCATCCTACGGTAACAGCATCTGCAGGAGAAAACTGGCATCATCTGGTACAATTTTGCATTGAACATAATTTGGCAGGCATAGAGAATTTGTCTCTAATACCGGGTACTGTGGGTGCCGCACCTATTCAGAATATTGGAGCATATGGAGTTGAGTTGAAAGAAGTATTTAAATCGCTAGTGGCATGGAATATTGGTGAAGCACGTATGGAAGAAATAGACAATAAAGCATGTAACTTTGGATATCGTAACAGCATTTTTAAAAATCAGGCAAAAAATAAATACATAATTGTAAGTGTTACCTTACAACTTTCGCACACAAGCAAAGTAACTACACATTATGGAGCTATTGAAAGTGAACTGAAGAAACGCAACTTCACAGAACCAACTATTAAAAATATTAGCGACATTGTAATTGGCATCAGGCAAAGTAAATTGCCCGACCCGGCAGTTATTGGTAATGCAGGAAGTTTTTTTAAAAATCCAGAAATTGAAAAATCACATTTCGAAAAATTAAAAGAGTCCTTTCCCAACATAGTTGGCTACCCTGCCGGAAGTAAAATAAAATGCGCGGCAGGTTGGTTGATAGAACAATGCGGATACAAAGGCAAACGCATAGGCAATGCCGGATGTCATAAAGATCAAGCCCTTGTGCTTGTTAACCTGGGAGGTGCAACAGGTAGCGAAGTACTACACCTCTCTACTCAAATAATCGTTTCGGTAAAGAGTAAATTCGATATTGAACTTGAGCGCGAGGTAAATATAATTTAG
- a CDS encoding TonB-dependent receptor — translation MNLKLQATILILMLTGWCHGQVLTQTLRGTVIDKVTHTPLPGAIVVITDTDPLQGTSTDVNGVFKITNVPVGKHSLKATLLGYTESYFENMVVNAGKESVITILLEEQIVQHQVVEVSGTREKNKPLNEMSLVSARTFSVEETQRFAAAVNDPARMAVSFAGVMSTDDGNNLISIRGNNPNGLLWRMEGAEIPNPNHFSTPGNTAGGGISILSSQLLSTSDFMTGAFPAEYNNALSGVFDLKLRKGNNEKRENTIQAGFLGIDLATEGPFKRGYAGSYLINYRYSTLSLIGKLGVNIGDATTNFQDLSFNAFLPTTKFGNISLFGFGGLSDQNFKAKKDSSEWQFDYNTFDWKFISNTGAVGLTHVFNINSSNYIKTTIVYGNTTKEYEANKLDLNYEPRFWYDENFVDTKITVGTSITSKFNSRSSLKSGINYQVMQFKQSQNSFQPITQQKQNDLSGDGNTSMIQSYAQFAYRANERATVVTGLSINHFGLNNETSVEPRASVKYDITERQSLSVGYGLHSQSHPLGVYFVKTNISNDTTYNKKLKMSKSHHLVLSYDIMLNRYLHIKPELYYQHLYDVPVGVSNTSTYSLLNMEYVVDAEALANKGIGKNTGMEITLEQYMHHNFYFLLAGSLYDSKYKTQDGKWYNTRFNTNYSLTGTCGYETKPKAKRGQRVFGINAKFVFRGGLNANPIDREASMAADETVYDLTRPFSVKQKDYFRIDTKFSMKRNRGSRTTTWSLDFQNTTNRKNVYGEYYEPKTNTFKTIYQTPLIPILSFKVDF, via the coding sequence ATGAACCTTAAACTGCAAGCAACTATTTTAATATTAATGCTAACCGGCTGGTGCCACGGACAAGTATTAACTCAAACACTAAGAGGCACTGTGATTGACAAAGTAACACATACCCCATTGCCGGGGGCAATAGTTGTTATAACTGACACCGACCCACTACAAGGCACAAGTACCGATGTCAATGGAGTTTTTAAAATTACGAATGTACCTGTTGGCAAGCATTCATTAAAAGCAACCTTGCTTGGTTACACCGAATCGTACTTTGAAAACATGGTGGTAAATGCAGGCAAAGAATCGGTGATAACTATTTTGCTTGAAGAACAAATTGTGCAACACCAAGTGGTAGAGGTAAGCGGCACTCGTGAAAAAAATAAACCACTAAACGAAATGAGTTTAGTAAGCGCACGAACTTTTAGTGTTGAAGAGACCCAACGATTTGCAGCAGCAGTAAATGATCCTGCCCGAATGGCCGTATCGTTTGCTGGGGTTATGTCAACCGATGATGGTAACAACCTGATATCGATAAGAGGCAACAATCCAAATGGATTGTTGTGGCGTATGGAAGGAGCAGAAATTCCAAATCCAAATCACTTTTCTACTCCGGGCAATACAGCAGGTGGTGGTATCAGCATACTGAGTTCGCAACTATTATCAACCTCCGATTTTATGACCGGAGCGTTTCCAGCCGAATACAATAATGCACTTAGCGGAGTATTTGATTTAAAACTGCGTAAAGGCAACAATGAGAAACGAGAGAATACCATACAAGCAGGATTTCTGGGAATAGACTTAGCTACCGAAGGCCCATTTAAAAGAGGATATGCCGGCTCATATTTAATTAACTACCGCTACTCTACCCTATCTCTGATAGGAAAGTTAGGTGTAAACATTGGAGATGCCACCACCAATTTTCAGGACTTATCATTCAATGCTTTTTTACCTACAACCAAATTTGGTAACATCAGCTTGTTTGGTTTTGGAGGATTAAGCGATCAAAACTTTAAAGCAAAAAAAGACAGCAGTGAGTGGCAATTTGATTACAACACCTTTGATTGGAAATTTATTTCAAATACAGGTGCGGTAGGGCTTACTCATGTTTTCAATATAAATTCTTCCAACTATATTAAAACAACAATCGTGTATGGTAACACTACCAAAGAATACGAAGCAAACAAACTAGACCTTAACTATGAACCTCGCTTTTGGTACGATGAAAATTTTGTAGATACTAAAATTACCGTTGGCACAAGTATTACAAGCAAATTCAATTCGCGCAGCAGTTTAAAAAGCGGAATCAATTATCAGGTGATGCAATTTAAACAAAGTCAGAACTCGTTTCAACCCATTACGCAACAAAAGCAAAACGACCTTAGTGGCGATGGGAACACCTCGATGATACAATCTTATGCGCAGTTTGCTTACCGCGCCAATGAACGTGCCACCGTAGTTACAGGGCTTTCAATAAATCACTTTGGATTGAACAACGAAACTTCGGTAGAGCCGCGCGCGAGTGTAAAATATGACATTACAGAAAGGCAAAGCCTTTCGGTAGGTTATGGGCTGCATAGCCAATCGCATCCGCTTGGTGTATACTTTGTAAAAACTAATATTAGCAACGATACTACTTACAATAAGAAATTAAAAATGTCGAAATCGCATCATCTTGTGTTGAGTTATGATATTATGTTGAACCGTTACCTGCATATAAAACCTGAACTTTACTACCAACACTTGTATGATGTTCCAGTTGGTGTATCAAACACCAGCACCTATTCCCTACTTAACATGGAGTATGTTGTAGATGCCGAAGCACTTGCCAACAAAGGCATTGGTAAAAACACCGGCATGGAAATTACGCTTGAACAATACATGCATCATAACTTTTATTTTCTGCTTGCCGGTTCGTTGTATGATTCAAAATACAAAACACAAGATGGAAAATGGTATAATACCCGATTCAACACGAACTATTCTCTCACAGGAACCTGCGGTTACGAAACCAAACCAAAAGCAAAACGAGGACAACGCGTGTTTGGCATTAATGCCAAATTTGTATTCAGGGGAGGATTAAACGCTAACCCAATAGACCGCGAAGCAAGTATGGCAGCTGATGAAACGGTGTATGACCTTACAAGGCCCTTTTCGGTTAAACAAAAAGATTACTTCCGTATAGATACCAAATTTAGTATGAAACGTAATCGTGGCAGCCGCACCACTACCTGGTCGCTTGACTTTCAAAATACTACAAATCGTAAAAACGTTTATGGTGAGTATTACGAACCAAAAACCAATACGTTTAAAACCATTTACCAAACACCATTGATTCCCATCCTAAGCTTTAAAGTTGATTTCTAA
- a CDS encoding DM13 domain-containing protein, with translation MMVAKKLRLLIQQHHNLSIVVYITRHCKFENFKTDSTPDRKVYLSKTTNNAYVINLHALKSTSGNFNYPIASEVNAGTYNIVLIWC, from the coding sequence ATGATGGTCGCAAAAAAGTTGAGATTGCTGATACAACAACACCATAACCTAAGTATTGTCGTATATATAACACGCCACTGCAAATTTGAAAATTTCAAAACTGATAGTACACCTGATCGAAAAGTTTACTTATCGAAAACTACCAATAACGCTTATGTTATAAATTTGCACGCATTGAAATCTACTTCAGGAAATTTTAATTATCCAATAGCTTCGGAAGTTAATGCCGGCACTTACAATATTGTTTTAATTTGGTGTTAA
- a CDS encoding DUF423 domain-containing protein, which translates to MKSDLSFAKPILITASVCGGIAVALGAFGAHGLKKIVSPEMIDIFNKGVYYQFIHTFALLACGILVFLTNEKRFVIGSRFFVAGIACFSGSLYLLSFKEILDINTKLVGPITPLGGLFFIAGWLMLFYRSYTP; encoded by the coding sequence ATGAAATCTGATTTATCATTTGCCAAGCCCATTTTAATAACCGCTTCCGTTTGCGGAGGCATAGCCGTTGCATTGGGAGCTTTTGGTGCGCATGGTTTAAAAAAAATTGTATCCCCTGAAATGATAGATATTTTTAATAAGGGGGTTTACTATCAGTTTATACACACCTTTGCATTACTTGCATGCGGAATTTTGGTTTTTCTTACAAACGAAAAAAGATTTGTAATAGGCTCACGCTTTTTTGTGGCTGGCATAGCTTGCTTTAGCGGTTCTCTATATTTGTTATCATTCAAAGAAATTTTGGATATTAATACCAAATTAGTTGGCCCCATTACACCTCTTGGCGGGTTGTTTTTTATTGCGGGTTGGCTTATGCTTTTTTACCGGAGTTATACGCCTTAA